In the Hordeum vulgare subsp. vulgare chromosome 7H, MorexV3_pseudomolecules_assembly, whole genome shotgun sequence genome, one interval contains:
- the LOC123410378 gene encoding probable receptor-like serine/threonine-protein kinase At5g57670 — MKPLYLRSSGSFKKLLLSLSPHRAKRVHAPPDAAEESESAPQERKPEWECFSYEEVRRATDGFRAGNLVGTGGSSEVYRGELADGRAVAVKRLLGASACERRERDFLAELGTVGHARHPNVCPLLGCCVDRDLYLVFAFSARGSVSANLHDDGEGAPAMGWEARYGVAVGTARGLEYLHKGCRRRIIHRDIKASNVLLTDDFQPQISDFGLAKWLPTEWTHRAIAPIEGTFGCLAPEYYTRGIVDEKTDVFAFGVFLLEVMAGRKPVDGTHRSLLSWARPLLSEGKTEALVDPRIVAGGGYDAERARRLAFVASLCIRASPTWRPSMTEVLELLEGVEAIKEERWAMPEPEAGDDEGEEVWGFDDLDDDEESGTPSPSSTSSASSA; from the exons ATGAAGCCGCTGTACCTGCGGAGCAGCGGCAGCTTCAAGAAGCTGCTGCTCTCCCTCTCGCCGCACCGCGCCAAGCGCGTCCACGCGCCCCCCGACGCGGCCGAGGAGTCTGAGTCGGCGCCGCAGGAACGGAAGCCGGAGTGGGAGTGCTTCTCGTACGAGGAGGTGCGGCGGGCCACGGACGGCTTCCGCGCGGGCAACCTGGTGGGCACGGGCGGGTCGTCGGAGGTGTACCGCGGCGAGCTGGCGGACGGGCGCGCGGTGGCGGTGAAGCGGCTCCTGGGCGCGTCGGCCTGCGAGCGCCGGGAGCGGGACTTCCTGGCGGAGCTCGGCACCGTGGGCCACGCCCGGCACCCCAACGTGTGCCCGCTCCTCGGATGCTGCGTCGACCGCGACCTCTACCTCGTCTTCGCCTTCTCCGCCCGCGGCTCCGTCTCCGCCAACCTCCACG ACGACGGGGAGGGGGCGCCGGCGATGGGGTGGGAGGCGCGGTACGGCGTGGCGGTGGGCACGGCGAGGGGGCTGGAGTACCTGCACAAGGGGTGCCGGCGGCGGATCATCCACAGGGACATCAAGGCCTCCAACGTGCTGCTCACCGACGACTTCCAGCCCCAG ATCTCCGACTTCGGACTGGCAAAGTGGCTGCCGACGGAGTGGACGCACCGGGCGATCGCGCCGATCGAGGGCACCTTCGGGTGCCTGGCGCCCGAGTACTACACGCGCGGCATCGTGGACGAGAAGACGGACGTGTTCGCCTTCGGCGTCTTCCTGCTGGAGGTCATGGCCGGCCGGAAGCCGGTGGACGGCACCCACAGGAGCCTCCTCAGCTGG GCGAGGCCCCTGCTGAGCGAGGGCAAGACGGAGGCGCTTGTGGACCCGAGGATCGTCGCCGGCGGCGGCTACGACGCCGAGCGGGCGCGGCGGCTGGCGTTCGTGGCGTCGCTCTGCATCCGCGCGTCGCCGACGTGGAGGCCGTCCATGACAGAG GTACTGGAGCTGCTGGAGGGCGTGGAGGCCATCAAGGAGGAGCGGTGGGCGATGCCGGAGCCGGAGGCCGGCGACGACGAGGGGGAGGAGGTGTGGGGCttcgacgacctcgacgacgacGAGGAATCCGGCACGCCGTCCCCTTCCTCAACGTCCTCGGCCTCGAGCGCTTAG